One genomic window of Ktedonobacterales bacterium includes the following:
- a CDS encoding glycosyltransferase family 4 protein, producing MAQTLSSTPQSPTDQVQSAAPARVCMHVLGRVRIDARVLREADALVKTGMAVSIVDVEAQRTYPREEDFQGIRLKHVRMPSWFVPTRRFKLWFLVKAFQLFCRGTFALLRTSADVYHAQDTKALPACCIAAWLRRKPLIFDAHELPLVEQGVTRWRRLHALATRAFRWMIPRCIAVITVSPPIAQELQRRYGGPTPVLIRNMPNYQSPISSDRLRRQLGLSPQTQIALYQGNLQPNRGLDRLVYAAKFLDPGVVIVMMGRNVMDIDLEALIAQEGVADRVKVLPPVPYEELLEWTASADIGLTLFDPGYSFSIRMCLPNKLFEYLMAGLPVLASSLDAVADVLKTYDVGVVAPSLEPAEIGEAINRLLADSAALARMRKNALAAAQKDLRWDVESQRLLQLYQQVLGSFDKG from the coding sequence ATGGCGCAAACGCTTTCTTCTACTCCTCAATCACCAACAGATCAGGTGCAAAGCGCGGCCCCGGCGCGTGTCTGCATGCACGTTCTGGGGAGAGTGCGTATCGATGCCCGCGTGCTGCGCGAGGCCGATGCTTTGGTGAAAACAGGGATGGCTGTTTCGATTGTAGATGTGGAGGCCCAGCGCACCTACCCTCGTGAAGAAGACTTCCAGGGTATCCGGCTGAAACATGTGAGAATGCCCAGTTGGTTCGTTCCTACCCGCCGCTTCAAGCTCTGGTTTCTCGTCAAGGCATTCCAGCTGTTCTGCCGGGGGACGTTTGCCCTTCTGCGTACCTCTGCCGATGTATATCACGCCCAGGACACGAAGGCGCTCCCCGCCTGCTGTATTGCCGCCTGGCTGCGCCGGAAGCCACTCATCTTTGACGCGCATGAGTTGCCATTAGTGGAACAGGGGGTGACTCGGTGGCGGCGGCTTCATGCCCTGGCAACCCGCGCATTCAGGTGGATGATTCCGCGCTGCATAGCGGTTATTACAGTCTCCCCCCCCATCGCGCAGGAGTTGCAGCGCCGCTATGGTGGACCAACGCCGGTACTGATTCGTAATATGCCAAACTACCAATCTCCTATTTCCAGTGACCGGCTCCGCCGCCAACTGGGCCTCAGCCCTCAAACGCAGATCGCGCTCTATCAGGGCAACCTTCAGCCAAATCGAGGGCTTGATCGACTAGTCTATGCCGCCAAGTTCCTTGACCCTGGCGTTGTGATCGTGATGATGGGACGCAATGTTATGGATATTGATCTTGAGGCGCTGATTGCTCAGGAGGGGGTTGCTGACCGAGTGAAGGTTCTTCCGCCGGTTCCCTATGAGGAACTGCTGGAATGGACGGCCTCAGCCGATATAGGCCTCACCCTGTTTGACCCAGGCTATTCGTTCAGTATTCGAATGTGCCTGCCCAATAAGCTTTTTGAGTATTTGATGGCTGGCCTCCCTGTCCTGGCCTCATCGCTGGATGCCGTCGCCGATGTGCTGAAGACGTATGACGTAGGAGTCGTGGCTCCTTCGCTGGAGCCAGCGGAGATTGGCGAGGCGATCAACAGGCTCTTGGCCGATAGCGCGGCGCTGGCGCGCATGAGGAAGAACGCGCTGGCGGCGGCTCAAAAGGATCTGCGCTGGGACGTTGAAAGCCAGCGCCTGCTGCAACTCTATCAGCAGGTGCTTGGTAGTTTCGATAAGGGCTGA
- a CDS encoding lipopolysaccharide biosynthesis protein: MPLSKLYQRIGLMRQNTNEVVQGEAQRPLLPEEQEKANPQSSPEEEEAFAQYLSSSLPDLNIDKFPTAPMPLYTLNNWPTQPLPRMPTQKSLLPEPVEADYSSDGRLATLVSPETKSSSIEALTEPRVSSAPAASYVETARTMVKSSGIYALASLASPLVSLVLAPFLTHRLSQDSYGMLAVLTTVLSLTTGITQLGLGSAFFRVYSYEYTEPRDRRSVLATIIVLLPLVSIPVAIVASLLAPALAGVLLDGRSSLGGLITTTAWIVVVQNLTVPGFAWLRAENRPLFYSLLSISNVLIVLGANLLLVGLLGWGVEGSLLATGSGYASVALCTVPVILWRSRLRVRKDIAWSLLTFGTPLVFSAVSYWVLQVSDRYLLSLFGSLAQTASYTVAYSLGSVLATLVIAPFSLAWPATMYAVAKRKDAPQVFRMIFRWFSTVLLFVAFAVSIGGTLLLDWLFLKNYHSAAPIIPVVAESLVFYGLYSVFMTGVSVQRKTWMHAAFTAGAAFVNFALNLLLIPRYGAAGAAASTLIAYIVLALVGYLANQRIYPVPYEMKRFLLALLMGVALYIGADVFSLEWGVFWRWPLTFVCLILYGVFLLFLAGGIGLLRAHGARLITRIASDWRVS, translated from the coding sequence ATGCCTTTAAGTAAGCTCTATCAGCGTATCGGTCTGATGCGCCAGAATACGAATGAGGTTGTCCAGGGAGAAGCCCAGCGCCCGCTCTTGCCTGAGGAGCAGGAGAAGGCAAATCCCCAATCCTCGCCTGAGGAGGAGGAAGCATTTGCCCAGTATCTTTCGAGTTCCCTTCCTGACCTCAATATTGATAAATTTCCAACTGCCCCAATGCCACTCTACACGCTAAATAACTGGCCGACTCAACCCCTCCCCCGGATGCCGACGCAAAAGTCGCTGCTCCCTGAGCCTGTGGAGGCTGATTATTCATCCGATGGTAGGCTGGCGACCCTGGTATCCCCAGAGACTAAATCGTCTAGTATCGAGGCGCTCACTGAACCTAGGGTCAGCAGCGCGCCTGCCGCCAGCTATGTCGAGACAGCGCGCACGATGGTGAAGAGTTCTGGGATTTATGCGCTCGCCTCGTTAGCTTCTCCCCTGGTATCGTTGGTGCTGGCGCCGTTCCTGACACATCGTCTCTCGCAAGATTCTTATGGTATGCTTGCCGTCCTGACGACAGTGCTCAGTTTAACGACAGGCATTACCCAGCTTGGTCTTGGCTCGGCATTCTTTCGCGTGTATAGTTATGAGTACACTGAGCCGCGTGACCGGCGCTCGGTGCTTGCGACGATCATTGTGCTCTTGCCTCTCGTCTCCATACCAGTGGCAATTGTCGCTTCGCTTCTCGCGCCTGCCCTGGCCGGGGTGCTGCTTGATGGCCGCTCGTCGCTCGGCGGCCTCATTACCACAACTGCCTGGATTGTGGTGGTGCAGAATCTCACCGTCCCTGGCTTTGCCTGGCTGCGCGCGGAAAACCGCCCTCTGTTCTATTCCTTGCTCTCGATAAGCAATGTGCTGATCGTGCTGGGCGCTAATCTGCTGCTGGTAGGGCTGCTAGGTTGGGGAGTGGAGGGTTCGCTGCTTGCCACGGGGAGCGGCTATGCCAGTGTGGCGCTTTGTACTGTGCCGGTTATCCTCTGGCGTTCGAGATTGCGTGTGCGCAAAGATATTGCCTGGAGCCTGCTCACATTTGGGACGCCACTGGTTTTTAGTGCTGTCTCTTACTGGGTGCTGCAAGTCTCCGACCGTTATCTGCTGAGCCTGTTCGGTTCGCTGGCGCAAACGGCCAGCTATACGGTCGCCTATAGCCTGGGGTCAGTATTGGCTACGCTGGTCATTGCCCCCTTTTCCCTGGCCTGGCCTGCCACAATGTATGCTGTAGCCAAGCGCAAAGATGCCCCACAGGTCTTTCGGATGATCTTTCGCTGGTTCAGCACGGTGCTGCTGTTTGTAGCTTTTGCCGTCTCAATCGGTGGCACCCTCCTGTTGGACTGGTTGTTTCTGAAAAACTACCACTCGGCGGCGCCCATTATTCCCGTTGTAGCCGAGTCCCTCGTCTTTTATGGGCTGTACAGCGTCTTTATGACCGGAGTCAGTGTCCAGCGCAAAACGTGGATGCACGCCGCCTTCACAGCGGGGGCGGCCTTTGTGAATTTTGCTCTAAATCTGCTACTGATTCCGCGCTATGGCGCGGCGGGCGCGGCAGCCTCCACCTTGATTGCTTATATCGTGCTGGCCCTGGTGGGGTACCTGGCGAATCAACGTATCTATCCTGTTCCGTATGAAATGAAGCGCTTTTTGCTCGCCCTTCTGATGGGCGTCGCGCTCTATATAGGCGCTGACGTGTTTTCGCTGGAATGGGGCGTCTTCTGGCGTTGGCCTCTGACCTTTGTGTGCCTGATTCTCTATGGAGTCTTTCTTCTCTTCCTGGCAGGAGGGATAGGTCTTCTGCGCGCTCATGGCGCTCGTTTGATTACTCGTATTGCTTCGGATTGGAGAGTCTCGTAG